In Candidatus Leptovillus gracilis, one DNA window encodes the following:
- a CDS encoding single-stranded DNA-binding protein: MYQQLTLVGRLGREPEMRTMPDGTAVTNFSLATERKWRSGETGELTSETTWFRVQVTGGQAEACHQYLQRGSKVLVAGRLTPDPASGGPRLYKRSDGTMGANYEVRADQVRFLNDKPQEEEA, encoded by the coding sequence ATGTACCAACAACTGACATTAGTCGGCCGATTAGGACGGGAGCCGGAGATGCGGACAATGCCGGATGGCACGGCCGTCACGAATTTTAGCCTGGCGACGGAGCGCAAGTGGCGTTCCGGGGAGACTGGCGAGTTGACCAGCGAAACCACATGGTTTCGCGTGCAGGTGACGGGCGGGCAGGCGGAGGCGTGCCACCAGTACCTCCAGCGCGGCAGTAAAGTGCTGGTTGCTGGGCGGCTGACGCCGGACCCGGCCAGCGGCGGACCGCGCTTGTACAAGCGCAGCGACGGCACGATGGGCGCGAACTACGAAGTGCGCGCCGACCAGGTGCGCTTCTTAAACGACAAGCCCCAGGAAGAGGAGGCGTAG
- a CDS encoding M23 family metallopeptidase — MDNHSHKRRQPLLLPVICLGVISSLGCGLISAVENPHPLAGVAYWAAATTTAVPTETRFLGTTTPVYADTPVPAYITTTPQWTTVTPMFAATPTPYWVTTTPVYITETPQPPVTTTPGLPIIGFTTPVPQTTPHYRVGSFYMHSDVTIGGPNNLVLRLIDWQTAPSPRQPEASFYYFTFRLTNRSAVEIVVPLSDLLFIRASHGQSQPVTGRWQPGNEPLLAANLPLADSQLLSPLQPQETRQVVLGITAPTGQVQEIGLLTNWRQTAVRPIWFLLTSDPTGPHQDAEQPPPPTPIVLGDGDPGSPTDPGTGGGMWPTTGFITRGFGCNAYYTGIDGAGYGCPPEQPWFHNGVDIANTAGTLVWSPINGTLHYAGPHSSGPDCAHIPGSEAPHEGLGNYQRLSDGETLHYLGHLRGFLLTGGGVSAGQNIAEMGSTGCSTGSHLHWTMYQHGNLVDPAGWAE; from the coding sequence ATGGACAACCACAGCCACAAACGACGACAGCCGCTCCTGCTGCCTGTTATTTGCCTGGGGGTCATTTCTTCTTTGGGCTGCGGCCTTATCAGCGCTGTGGAAAACCCCCACCCGCTGGCCGGGGTGGCCTATTGGGCGGCGGCGACCACCACGGCCGTGCCCACCGAGACCCGCTTCCTGGGAACCACGACGCCGGTCTACGCCGACACGCCAGTTCCGGCCTACATCACCACCACGCCGCAGTGGACGACGGTGACGCCGATGTTTGCCGCCACCCCCACGCCCTATTGGGTGACGACCACGCCGGTCTACATCACGGAGACGCCGCAGCCACCGGTGACCACGACCCCCGGCCTGCCCATCATCGGCTTCACCACCCCGGTCCCACAGACAACGCCCCACTACCGGGTGGGCAGCTTCTACATGCACAGCGACGTGACCATCGGCGGCCCCAACAACCTGGTACTGAGGCTCATAGATTGGCAGACCGCCCCCAGCCCGCGTCAGCCGGAGGCCAGCTTCTACTATTTCACCTTCCGCCTGACCAACCGCAGCGCCGTCGAAATCGTCGTGCCCCTGTCCGACTTGCTGTTCATCCGCGCCAGCCACGGCCAGAGCCAGCCGGTCACCGGCCGCTGGCAGCCGGGCAACGAACCGCTGCTGGCCGCCAACCTACCCCTGGCCGACAGCCAACTGCTCTCCCCTCTGCAGCCGCAGGAGACGCGGCAGGTGGTGTTGGGCATCACCGCCCCAACCGGCCAGGTGCAGGAGATTGGCCTCTTGACCAACTGGCGGCAAACGGCCGTGCGTCCCATCTGGTTTCTGCTGACCAGCGATCCGACAGGTCCCCACCAGGACGCCGAGCAGCCACCGCCGCCCACACCCATCGTCCTGGGCGATGGCGACCCCGGCAGTCCCACCGACCCCGGAACCGGCGGCGGCATGTGGCCGACGACGGGTTTCATTACCCGCGGCTTTGGCTGCAACGCCTACTACACCGGCATCGACGGCGCGGGCTACGGCTGTCCGCCAGAGCAGCCGTGGTTCCACAACGGCGTGGACATCGCCAACACGGCCGGCACGCTGGTCTGGTCGCCCATCAATGGGACGCTGCACTACGCCGGACCACACAGCAGCGGCCCGGACTGCGCCCACATCCCCGGCTCGGAAGCGCCGCACGAAGGGCTGGGCAACTACCAGCGCCTGAGCGACGGCGAGACGCTCCACTACCTGGGCCACCTGCGCGGCTTCCTGCTCACGGGCGGCGGCGTCAGCGCCGGGCAAAACATCGCCGAAATGGGCAGCACCGGCTGCTCCACCGGCAGCCACCTGCACTGGACGATGTACCAACACGGCAATCTGGTGGACCCGGCGGGGTGGGCGGAGTGA
- a CDS encoding DUF11 domain-containing protein — protein MKGFVWVLLAGLLAGMGGVVVMAQGPGEMGLPVVDLAAAGFRAVAVDESGSTVAMVVPAVTKTAVSTAAPGDEVVYTVTLRNSGPVTETVTLADVLPPQVELVEADSALAYNPANRTLRWTGEIPPGRLDYSLTSLTSLPDGLPYLDLGGYGLPNLCDPFIAAGGDCDDTAVTFNLGAEGYSVVLYGRRYEQIRVSANGLLFLHETPDGDPRWLPAAQSPGLKIAGLWQDLDLTGGGRWHAAILPATWPTGRCSTPSGTTPPTQTTPT, from the coding sequence ATGAAAGGGTTTGTGTGGGTTTTGCTGGCGGGCTTGCTGGCGGGAATGGGTGGGGTGGTGGTGATGGCGCAGGGGCCTGGTGAGATGGGGCTGCCGGTTGTGGACCTGGCGGCTGCGGGCTTTCGGGCGGTGGCGGTGGATGAGAGCGGCTCAACTGTGGCGATGGTGGTTCCGGCGGTGACGAAGACGGCCGTCTCGACTGCCGCGCCGGGGGATGAGGTGGTTTACACGGTGACGCTGCGCAACAGCGGTCCCGTGACCGAGACGGTGACGCTGGCCGATGTCCTGCCGCCGCAGGTGGAACTGGTGGAGGCCGACAGCGCCCTGGCCTATAACCCCGCCAACCGCACCTTGCGCTGGACCGGCGAAATTCCCCCTGGCCGACTGGACTACAGCCTGACCAGCCTGACCAGCCTGCCCGACGGCCTGCCTTACCTGGACCTGGGCGGCTATGGCTTGCCCAACCTCTGCGACCCCTTCATCGCCGCTGGCGGCGACTGCGACGACACGGCCGTCACCTTCAACCTGGGCGCGGAAGGCTATAGCGTGGTGCTGTACGGCCGTCGCTACGAACAAATACGGGTGTCGGCCAACGGCCTGCTTTTTCTGCATGAGACCCCGGACGGCGACCCTCGGTGGCTGCCGGCGGCGCAATCTCCCGGACTTAAAATCGCCGGGTTGTGGCAAGACCTGGACCTGACGGGCGGCGGTCGCTGGCACGCGGCCATCCTGCCGGCTACCTGGCCGACAGGCAGGTGTTCTACGCCCAGTGGCACGACGCCCCCCACGCAGACAACCCCGACCTGA
- a CDS encoding PspC domain-containing protein — translation MNKKLTRTNNDVMVAGVAGGIAEYLAIDPILVRLAFVLLTLFGGHGILAYLILWLIMPQEDLKEKIHVG, via the coding sequence ATGAACAAAAAACTGACACGCACAAACAATGATGTAATGGTCGCCGGCGTTGCCGGCGGTATCGCCGAATACCTGGCCATTGACCCCATCCTGGTGCGCCTCGCCTTTGTCCTGCTCACCCTATTCGGCGGGCATGGCATCCTGGCCTACCTGATCCTATGGCTCATCATGCCCCAGGAAGACCTCAAAGAGAAAATCCATGTCGGCTAA
- a CDS encoding ATP-binding protein translates to MNKTDFRGRDDELKLLDSLWDASEATLLILYGRRRVGKTRLLIHWLNQRPGRGIYWVAEPSSALHQLRSFSQAMYNFSHPGMPAPQDFTYASWEQAFAEVARLAKTEPLALFIDEITYLIDVDPSIVGKLQNIWDHVLKPTHIKLALAGSQRGMIEKMFAPQEPLYGRATALIDLPPLPFVVVCEFFPEYSLTEWVKVYAMLGGVPAYLERLDPSLSIMENIQQQLLTPNTLMREEPRLLLQDFISDAHNYVSILKAIAQGEQTQLEIANHTGLSQGHISKYLSVLRDSGFVERRIPVTDTEKSRRGHYNITDPYLRFYYRFLATQTHVALGQSQQALREISEEIDPFVERYTWRELCQVWLLGASSHGNIAATFDKVGSVWTTKYFVDVVAINQRTKRLLLGTCHWTNAPMDLKALHTLFKHTDNVVPKRGEWTVDFIGFSASGWTAEALALDAGAAANGNSGKNWRPNSIRLLNLEDVYSDLKQWFGPATT, encoded by the coding sequence GTGAATAAAACTGACTTTCGTGGACGCGATGATGAGTTGAAGCTATTGGATTCCTTATGGGATGCCTCTGAAGCCACGTTGCTGATCCTCTATGGACGCAGGCGCGTAGGAAAGACACGACTTCTTATCCACTGGCTCAATCAACGGCCAGGCCGAGGAATCTACTGGGTAGCAGAACCTTCGTCAGCTCTGCATCAGTTGCGGTCGTTTTCGCAAGCGATGTATAATTTTAGTCACCCAGGTATGCCCGCTCCCCAAGATTTCACCTATGCCAGTTGGGAACAAGCGTTTGCCGAGGTGGCACGGTTGGCCAAAACTGAGCCTCTTGCACTCTTCATTGATGAAATCACCTATTTGATTGATGTCGATCCTTCTATTGTTGGCAAACTGCAAAACATTTGGGATCACGTCCTCAAACCAACGCATATTAAACTTGCATTGGCAGGATCGCAAAGAGGAATGATTGAAAAAATGTTTGCCCCTCAGGAGCCTCTCTACGGCCGGGCAACTGCTTTGATTGATTTGCCACCGTTGCCATTTGTTGTTGTATGTGAATTTTTCCCCGAATATAGCCTAACGGAATGGGTGAAAGTATATGCGATGCTCGGCGGCGTACCTGCTTACCTGGAACGGTTGGATCCGAGCTTATCCATCATGGAAAACATCCAACAGCAGCTCCTGACGCCAAATACCCTGATGCGTGAAGAACCTCGGCTGTTGTTACAGGATTTTATTAGCGATGCCCACAATTACGTTAGTATCTTAAAGGCAATTGCCCAGGGGGAACAAACCCAGTTGGAAATTGCCAACCATACCGGCTTGAGTCAAGGGCATATCTCGAAGTATTTGAGCGTGCTGCGAGATTCCGGTTTTGTCGAGCGACGCATCCCGGTAACCGATACAGAGAAGTCTCGTCGAGGCCATTATAATATTACAGATCCATATTTGCGCTTTTACTATCGGTTCCTGGCCACGCAGACGCATGTCGCCCTGGGTCAGTCACAACAAGCTCTTCGAGAGATTTCCGAGGAAATAGACCCATTTGTTGAACGATATACCTGGCGTGAATTGTGCCAGGTATGGCTGCTCGGCGCGAGCAGCCATGGCAACATTGCCGCCACGTTTGATAAAGTTGGCTCAGTCTGGACAACTAAATACTTCGTGGATGTCGTGGCAATAAATCAACGTACAAAACGGTTGTTATTGGGTACGTGCCATTGGACGAACGCGCCAATGGATTTAAAGGCGCTGCATACCTTGTTTAAGCATACTGATAATGTTGTGCCCAAACGAGGCGAATGGACTGTTGACTTCATAGGCTTTTCCGCATCTGGTTGGACAGCGGAAGCGTTGGCGCTAGATGCAGGGGCCGCTGCTAATGGAAATTCTGGGAAAAATTGGCGGCCAAACAGTATTCGACTGTTGAACCTGGAGGATGTTTATTCAGATTTAAAGCAATGGTTCGGGCCAGCAACCACATAA
- a CDS encoding helix-turn-helix transcriptional regulator — MMISLCRECTNPFRELTSRQTELLERLMNDPGATNRELASQMQVSERTVKKHFYDIYRAMGVQNRSECLMLLLR; from the coding sequence GTGATGATATCCCTTTGCCGCGAGTGTACCAATCCATTTCGTGAACTAACTTCCAGACAAACCGAGTTGCTTGAACGGTTGATGAATGATCCTGGCGCGACTAACCGTGAGCTGGCAAGTCAGATGCAAGTCAGCGAACGGACGGTGAAAAAGCATTTCTATGACATTTATCGCGCTATGGGTGTGCAGAATCGGAGCGAATGCCTGATGTTGCTGCTGCGTTAG
- a CDS encoding ABC transporter permease translates to MILYSELRREWLLWRAYRVNAVSSLAMWGVIFPILLVTVQSVAINSGVNFGPEQQAQSLIGFIVWKLCMGVLVAGTATIEEEAQTGTLENVILSTRLPFRTLFFYRILTRSLRSLVETLLLTLVLLLVFRLPLAFSPTAWLVTGLTLAGVWGVGYGVAGLALLYKSVSSVTGLLANLSFLISGALVPLDSLGFLYVALKLLFPMTWGIEILRQVLLNETAWVELIQIGALPGLALQTAVMLIGGLLIFERALKQARQRGELGIY, encoded by the coding sequence ATGATTCTTTATAGCGAACTCCGCCGGGAATGGCTTCTTTGGCGGGCGTATCGGGTGAACGCCGTCAGTTCTTTGGCTATGTGGGGTGTCATATTTCCCATTCTGCTTGTCACTGTCCAAAGTGTAGCCATCAATAGCGGTGTAAATTTTGGTCCTGAACAGCAAGCGCAATCTCTCATCGGCTTCATTGTCTGGAAGTTGTGTATGGGTGTCCTCGTCGCTGGCACAGCGACGATTGAAGAAGAGGCCCAGACTGGAACGCTTGAAAATGTGATACTTTCAACCCGCCTGCCCTTTCGCACCTTGTTTTTCTACCGTATTCTGACCCGCTCGCTGCGTTCACTGGTAGAGACTTTGCTGTTGACGCTGGTGCTGCTGCTGGTTTTTCGGCTGCCCTTGGCTTTTTCGCCAACCGCCTGGTTGGTGACCGGGCTGACTTTGGCCGGGGTTTGGGGCGTCGGTTATGGTGTGGCCGGATTGGCGTTGCTCTATAAATCGGTGAGCAGTGTGACGGGTTTATTGGCCAATCTCTCTTTTCTGATTTCCGGGGCATTAGTCCCGCTGGATTCCTTGGGTTTCCTGTACGTAGCGCTGAAGCTGTTATTTCCTATGACCTGGGGCATTGAGATTTTGCGCCAGGTATTATTGAACGAAACCGCCTGGGTTGAATTGATACAGATAGGCGCTTTGCCGGGTCTGGCACTGCAAACAGCTGTTATGCTCATTGGCGGGCTGCTTATTTTTGAGAGGGCTTTAAAGCAGGCGCGTCAACGAGGGGAGTTGGGTATCTATTAA
- a CDS encoding ABC transporter permease: MISLFNMIRIEVRREWLLSKSYWVELVADQLFFILGFLVLTGLFEVATRGQYAGAAQMAALIGYLVWRVAGGCMDDVTHSVEEDAQWGTLEQVWLSGAELVKVLLARSISFIMYYSLRVLVIAVVIGLILRLPLTFTPADVPGAILLYGLTLVSPIGLAFLLSGLHLAFKNISAITQPLATILLFLTGALTPLDGISILYPLSRILPLSIGIDLLRDLLVEGASLGHILASWPFVALLINSALYLSAGLLVLSWARQKALIDGSLAHY, translated from the coding sequence ATGATTTCTCTGTTTAATATGATTCGCATAGAGGTGCGGCGCGAATGGCTGCTCAGTAAATCCTATTGGGTAGAACTGGTCGCCGATCAGCTCTTTTTCATCCTGGGGTTTCTTGTCTTGACCGGTCTATTTGAAGTGGCGACAAGGGGTCAATATGCAGGTGCAGCGCAAATGGCGGCGCTGATCGGTTATTTGGTGTGGCGGGTGGCTGGCGGCTGCATGGACGATGTCACCCATTCGGTGGAAGAGGATGCGCAGTGGGGAACGCTAGAGCAGGTTTGGTTAAGCGGCGCCGAATTGGTAAAGGTGTTGTTGGCGCGCAGCATCTCGTTCATTATGTACTACTCCCTGCGAGTGTTGGTCATAGCCGTCGTCATTGGCCTTATTTTACGGTTACCATTAACCTTTACTCCTGCCGATGTGCCCGGCGCGATATTGCTCTACGGTCTAACACTTGTCAGTCCCATTGGACTGGCTTTTCTCCTGTCAGGATTGCACCTGGCTTTCAAGAATATCAGCGCCATCACGCAGCCATTGGCGACCATCCTGCTCTTTTTGACAGGAGCTTTGACGCCTTTGGACGGTATTTCCATCTTGTATCCCCTGAGCCGCATCTTGCCGCTTTCCATTGGCATTGACTTGCTGCGCGACTTATTGGTGGAAGGCGCCTCTTTGGGGCATATCCTTGCTTCCTGGCCCTTTGTTGCCCTGCTCATTAACTCGGCTCTTTACCTGAGTGCGGGCCTGTTGGTCTTGTCTTGGGCAAGGCAGAAAGCGCTGATTGATGGCTCTTTGGCTCATTACTGA
- a CDS encoding ABC transporter ATP-binding protein, translated as MGEPLIVADSLTKIYGKQTVVADISFSVYAGEILALLGPNGAGKTTTIKMALGLILPTAGYTEIMGYDMSQEKEMRVGAQHVGAVLEGARNAYWRLSALENLRYFGGLRGLSRPQIDDRAHQLLTMLDLIEQRNIEVRKFSRGMQQKVAIANALMHDPDILVLDEPTLGLDVAAARLLEETVANLAASGKAVLLTTHVMDLAQRLAGRIFVIHQGREVAHDKTAVLLQQFDARPITLIKMEQMPTIDWQQRFMGQFPGLNVQNGLFEWTAPSQPQILSLYSLLDEAGYTVTSVTRREPTLEEVFLSLTGDQRVVVNDFSV; from the coding sequence ATGGGCGAACCTTTGATTGTCGCCGATAGTTTGACGAAAATCTATGGCAAGCAAACCGTGGTGGCTGACATTTCTTTTTCTGTGTACGCTGGCGAAATCCTGGCTTTACTGGGACCCAACGGCGCCGGCAAAACCACGACTATTAAGATGGCCTTAGGTCTCATCTTGCCCACCGCCGGTTACACTGAGATTATGGGTTACGATATGAGCCAGGAGAAAGAGATGCGCGTCGGTGCACAGCATGTCGGTGCGGTGCTGGAAGGGGCAAGGAACGCCTACTGGCGGCTGTCGGCGCTGGAGAACTTGCGCTATTTTGGCGGATTGCGCGGGCTGTCGCGGCCACAGATTGATGATCGCGCCCATCAACTGCTAACCATGCTCGACTTGATTGAGCAGCGCAACATAGAAGTCCGTAAATTCAGCCGGGGAATGCAGCAGAAAGTGGCGATTGCCAACGCTTTAATGCACGATCCGGACATCCTGGTTCTTGACGAACCGACCCTGGGCCTGGATGTGGCCGCGGCACGCTTGCTTGAAGAAACCGTAGCCAATCTGGCTGCCAGCGGCAAGGCAGTGCTGTTGACGACGCACGTTATGGACCTGGCGCAGCGGTTGGCCGGGCGGATATTTGTCATCCATCAGGGACGTGAAGTGGCCCATGACAAGACGGCCGTACTGTTACAGCAGTTTGATGCCCGGCCTATCACTCTCATCAAGATGGAGCAAATGCCCACCATAGATTGGCAGCAGCGTTTCATGGGCCAATTCCCTGGACTTAATGTGCAAAACGGCCTGTTTGAATGGACGGCGCCATCGCAGCCACAAATCTTGTCTCTCTACAGCCTGTTGGATGAGGCCGGTTACACTGTAACCAGCGTTACCCGCCGTGAGCCGACTCTGGAAGAAGTATTTCTTTCACTGACAGGTGACCAACGAGTGGTAGTCAATGATTTCTCTGTTTAA
- a CDS encoding transposase family protein produces the protein MRSRKTVSKYEQSGLLPRQLEKARTYKTRPDAFAAEWPMLEKMLAAAPELEAKTLFDWLCEQQPGKYQEGQLRTLQRRVTTWRALNQEQTASLDQIREPGEMMQLDGTWMTELEVTLEGQPFKHMLIHSVLPYSNWEWGRVAQSESLSAVRLGLQSALLKLGYVPQIVQTDNSSAATRRLRSDEEGRERPYTDEYLALLAHYGLTPQTIHLGASDENGDVESSNGKLKQSVAQQLLLRGSRDFASLAVYETFLFDIMDKRNKRREMRLREELAVMRPLSATPLATTANCGCASVRAASFECWRRLILCPRRSSAKW, from the coding sequence CTGCGCAGCCGCAAAACAGTCAGCAAATACGAGCAGTCGGGTTTGCTGCCCCGTCAACTAGAGAAGGCGCGGACGTACAAGACCCGACCGGATGCTTTTGCTGCTGAGTGGCCGATGTTAGAGAAAATGCTGGCCGCGGCCCCGGAGTTGGAAGCTAAGACATTGTTCGACTGGCTGTGCGAACAGCAGCCGGGCAAATACCAGGAGGGTCAACTGCGTACCCTGCAACGACGTGTCACGACCTGGCGGGCGCTGAACCAAGAGCAAACGGCCAGTCTGGACCAGATACGGGAGCCAGGCGAGATGATGCAGTTGGACGGCACCTGGATGACCGAACTAGAGGTGACGCTGGAGGGACAACCGTTCAAACACATGCTCATCCACAGCGTCCTGCCTTATTCCAACTGGGAATGGGGGCGTGTGGCGCAGTCGGAATCGTTGAGCGCGGTGCGCCTGGGCTTACAAAGCGCATTGCTGAAATTGGGCTATGTGCCGCAAATTGTCCAGACAGACAACAGTTCGGCGGCAACCCGCCGCTTGCGCAGTGATGAAGAGGGACGCGAACGGCCGTACACCGATGAGTATCTGGCGCTGCTGGCCCACTATGGCCTGACGCCGCAGACGATTCATCTGGGTGCGTCTGACGAGAATGGGGATGTGGAATCGAGCAACGGCAAGCTAAAACAGTCGGTGGCGCAGCAGTTGTTGCTGCGTGGCAGCCGCGATTTCGCCAGCCTGGCGGTGTATGAGACCTTTTTGTTTGACATCATGGACAAGCGCAACAAACGGCGCGAGATGCGATTGCGCGAAGAATTGGCGGTGATGCGGCCGTTGTCGGCCACGCCGCTGGCAACCACAGCAAACTGCGGCTGCGCGTCAGTCAGGGCAGCCTCATTCGAGTGCTGGAGAAGACTTATTCTGTGCCCACGTCGCTCATCGGCAAAATGGTGA
- a CDS encoding ATP-binding protein has translation MNQSEMVRLHCKTLRLPTMAAALEEGMRCAERDNWPLDAFLAHLLEQEVATRQQRRIERLRLESKLPPGKTFAVFDEGRLPLRIRRQLPYLQAGDFVNQAQNVLCFGLPGTGKTHLAAAVGHLLVENGRSVLFTPTFKLVGRLLRAKQEYELERELRRLDRFEVVILDDIGYVQQSREEMEVLFTFLSERYERHSLVITSNLVFSEWDKIFKDPLTTAAAIDRVVHHSIIIEFGRDIQSMRMEEAQRSQAALRPEVGVG, from the coding sequence ATGAATCAGAGCGAGATGGTGCGGCTGCATTGCAAGACGCTGCGGCTGCCGACGATGGCAGCAGCGCTTGAGGAAGGGATGCGCTGCGCGGAACGGGATAACTGGCCGCTGGATGCTTTTTTAGCCCACTTGTTGGAACAGGAGGTGGCGACGCGGCAGCAGCGGCGCATTGAGCGTCTGCGGCTGGAGTCGAAGCTGCCGCCGGGGAAAACGTTTGCCGTTTTTGACGAAGGCCGCTTGCCGCTGCGCATCCGGCGGCAGTTACCCTATTTGCAGGCCGGGGACTTTGTCAATCAGGCCCAGAATGTGTTGTGCTTTGGTTTACCGGGCACAGGCAAAACGCATCTGGCGGCGGCCGTGGGGCATCTGTTGGTGGAAAACGGCCGTTCGGTGCTGTTTACGCCGACCTTCAAGCTGGTGGGGCGGCTGCTGCGGGCTAAGCAGGAATATGAACTGGAACGAGAACTGCGGCGTTTAGACCGGTTTGAGGTGGTCATTCTGGATGATATTGGCTATGTGCAGCAGAGTCGGGAAGAGATGGAGGTGTTGTTCACCTTTTTGAGCGAGCGGTATGAGCGGCACAGTCTGGTGATTACCTCCAACCTGGTCTTTTCGGAGTGGGACAAGATATTCAAGGACCCATTGACGACGGCGGCCGCCATAGACCGGGTGGTGCATCATAGCATCATCATTGAGTTTGGGCGAGACATCCAGAGTATGCGCATGGAAGAGGCGCAACGGAGTCAGGCGGCGCTGCGACCAGAGGTGGGCGTAGGGTAA
- a CDS encoding transposase encodes MLSYSNLQKEPKLLQAFTGLDEAEFLELLVAFDNAWQADERKRASRRLNRKRKAGGGRKLGLELMSDRLLFILMYMKLYPIQELQAFMFGLSQSQANRLIQRTADVLKEALQQMGHLPERDGQQLAQVLAQCETLTFTQDGTERRRQRPKKNQEVYYSGKKKCHSVKNHLVVHPDNRRVWFLSKTVPGSKHDKKIADEAALSFPDHAVVEQDTGFQGYEQDNIIIVQPKKKARGKDLSTADRFLNKAIASGRIIVENVIAGVKRCRIVKDVLRNWKTSFDDLVMAIACGLHNLRVSFRHAVETINLLDLI; translated from the coding sequence ATGTTATCATACAGTAATCTACAAAAAGAGCCGAAACTGCTGCAAGCCTTCACAGGATTAGATGAAGCAGAGTTTCTGGAGTTACTCGTTGCTTTTGACAATGCCTGGCAAGCCGACGAAAGAAAAAGAGCCAGTAGACGCCTAAATCGAAAACGCAAAGCAGGCGGTGGTCGGAAACTGGGTCTTGAATTGATGTCCGACAGGTTGCTATTCATCCTGATGTATATGAAACTCTATCCCATCCAGGAATTGCAAGCATTTATGTTTGGGCTTAGTCAAAGTCAGGCCAACCGCCTCATTCAACGCACCGCCGATGTTCTCAAAGAGGCTTTGCAACAAATGGGACACCTACCCGAACGAGATGGACAACAACTGGCGCAGGTATTGGCGCAATGTGAGACCCTGACGTTCACGCAAGATGGGACTGAGAGACGACGACAGCGGCCCAAAAAGAACCAGGAAGTGTACTATAGTGGCAAAAAGAAGTGTCATTCGGTCAAAAATCATCTGGTTGTTCATCCTGATAATCGGCGTGTCTGGTTTCTCAGCAAAACCGTCCCGGGCAGTAAACATGACAAAAAGATAGCTGATGAGGCGGCATTATCTTTCCCTGACCATGCCGTCGTTGAACAAGATACCGGCTTTCAGGGGTATGAACAAGATAACATCATCATTGTGCAACCAAAGAAAAAGGCCCGTGGCAAAGACCTGTCAACCGCCGACCGCTTTTTGAATAAGGCTATCGCTTCTGGACGGATCATTGTGGAAAACGTGATAGCTGGTGTCAAGCGGTGCCGGATAGTTAAGGATGTTTTACGTAATTGGAAAACAAGTTTTGACGACCTGGTCATGGCCATAGCCTGCGGTTTACACAATTTACGTGTTTCATTCCGTCATGCAGTTGAGACCATTAACCTGCTCGATCTTATTTAG
- a CDS encoding polyprenyl synthetase family protein has protein sequence MALDAGRASIGAAAGHCLLEAASFCLAHLADRGETLRDLLYVLSRTGMQAARAQAREPQYDLSAMALEAYFDHIIATTGEVFATGAWLGGRLYAADEPILSALHTFGYNLGLKVAIIDDCEDVYPKDGQGVSDLINGRFRLPVLYAAAQAEHPAQAHLLARLQDSPSVTQVSEILGLLEEMGAIEWSLRMAKVFGEKAITALSGVPEPARSKLAVYV, from the coding sequence GTGGCCCTGGATGCAGGGCGGGCCAGCATTGGCGCTGCCGCTGGGCATTGCCTCTTGGAAGCGGCTTCGTTCTGTCTGGCCCACCTTGCGGATCGGGGCGAAACCCTGCGCGATCTTTTATATGTCTTGAGCCGGACGGGAATGCAAGCGGCGCGCGCACAGGCGCGTGAACCACAGTACGATTTGTCGGCGATGGCTTTAGAAGCTTACTTCGACCATATTATTGCCACCACAGGCGAGGTGTTTGCTACTGGCGCGTGGCTGGGTGGTCGATTGTATGCGGCCGACGAGCCGATCCTCAGCGCTTTGCATACATTTGGTTACAACCTTGGCCTGAAAGTAGCCATTATTGACGATTGTGAGGATGTGTACCCGAAAGATGGACAAGGCGTTTCGGATTTGATCAACGGCCGTTTCCGTTTACCAGTTTTGTATGCAGCAGCCCAGGCAGAGCATCCGGCCCAAGCGCACTTATTGGCCCGACTGCAAGATTCACCATCAGTCACCCAGGTGTCAGAAATTCTGGGGCTATTGGAAGAGATGGGGGCTATAGAGTGGAGTTTGCGCATGGCGAAGGTCTTTGGGGAAAAAGCAATTACGGCTCTGTCGGGCGTGCCGGAACCCGCCCGCAGCAAGTTGGCGGTCTATGTTTGA